TGATAAGATTGGTTTTTACACCTACATTGGCGAAAACCAGATGGCTCCCCCCGGTTTTGCTTATGATTATGTGCAGAGCACGCTCACATTGCCGTACCAAGGGTTTTGGAAAGGATACGGTGATCGGGGCGTGGACTTTCTCACGACTCGCGGACATCTTAACTTCTCAGCTACCCGGCACGTAGGGTTAGAACTAGGATACGGAAAACACTTTATTGGAAACGGTTATCGTTCGTTAATCCTCTCAGACTTTAGCAATGATTACGCCTATTTTCGGGGTGATGTCAATGTTTGGCGTATTCACTTTACGTATTTGCTCGGGCAGCTTACGGCTGATATTTTTGGTAATCAAACGGGTTTGTCTGGCACCCAGAGTTTTCCAATTAAGTATTTAGCCTTACATCGCATTGGAATTGATATTACTGACCGAATTAATATTGGGCTGTTTGAGGCGATTATGTACGGCGATGAGTCGGAACAATTTGATGCTCGCTACTTAAACCCATTTGCTTTTTTTCGGGCGATTGAGCAGCAGAACGGTAGCAATGGTAATGCCTTATTAGGCTTTGACGCTGACTGGATTATCGGTAAGCGGTTGAATATTTATGGTCAATTTCTGCTCGATGAACTAATCGTTAGCGAACTGACTGATAATCGGGGATGGTGGGGCAATAAATATGCTCTGCAAATTGGAGGAAAGTACATTGATGCGTTGGCTATCAAAAACTTAGACTTGCAGCTCGAGTTCAATCGGGTGCGCCCTTACACCTACGCTCACGAAGATTTATACCGCTCGTACACCCACTATCGCCAGCCACTGGCGCATCCGCTGGGGGCTAATTTGAGAGAAATAGTACTGCTAGCTCGTTACCAACCGTTGCCTCGCCTCAGTTTAAGAGGTAGCCTAATCCGCACCCAGTACGGAGCCGATACCCTCACTTCTAACTGGGGCAATAATATTCTACTGGATAACCGTACTCGGGAGCAAAATTATGGTAATGAACTAGTTCAGGGAATACCCACCGAGCTAACGATTGCCGAAGCCACCGCAACGTATCAGGCGTGGCATAATGTATTTTTAGACCTTCGTTACATTTATCGCTTTGTAGATGTTGATGAAGTAAACCAAGATCAATCTACCAGCTTTTTATCGCTGGGGCTTCGGGCCAATATTGCCCGAGTTCGCTATGATTATTAGGGTAGCAGACTCATAAAATTGGGCGTGTTAGCGACAACGGAGTAATGGTCAACTACTTGCTTTTGTCCAGCTTGCCCCATGTTCTTACGAAGTTGAGCATCAACTAATAATTTTGCCAGTGAATTGTACCATTCGTCGTTAGTGATGGCGTGGTAGCCGTGTACTCCATTTTGCACAATATTCTGATTAACCCCCACCGGCGAAACTACTGCTGGAATACCGAGAGCCAAGTACTGCAAGGCTTTAAAGCCACATTTTCCCTGCGCCCAAGAGTCGTCGGGTAGTGGCATAATGCCAATATTGATCTTCATCAAATCTTCCACTTCGGTTGATTGAGCCCATTTGATAAAATCCAAATTGGGCAAATCTAATTCGGGTGGCCGGTTGGCAATAACAACAAAACGAAACGTATGATTTTGAGCGAGTTGTTTTAGTACCTGAACGATCGATGTTAAATACTTTAAAGTAGAGTGCGAACCCGTCCAGCCAATAGTAACGAAGGATGTATCCTGATTGACGAGCTGGTTGTGGTAGTGCTCGGTGTCAATTGTGGTGGGATTGATAAGAGTATTTGGATTGTGCTGCCGACCAAATTCGGCCAGATAGGCATTGCCGGCACTGACACTGTAACTCCATCGGAACACGTTGGCAACCTTGCTGCGCCACTTGAGCTGAGAAATCCAGCGGTTGACTCCTGATTTATCTTCCAGCCAAATGGCATCGTCAAAGTCAATGATGATGGGCTTTTTTAAAACTTTGGCGATTATCCACTCAACCAAGGGTGGTCCCAACGGAGTAGCCTCTCGATGAATTAGTACAGCATTTGCTCGGCGAATGGCTCCAAGGTGCTTTATCCTTCGCAAATAACCCAAAATAATTCCGCTTAGCTTCTGTAACGAGTGTCCGGGGCGATATAATATCCGGTTAGTTTTGGTGTTTAAAAAAGAATAAATCCGGTACTCGTATCCGTAGTCCTTTAGTATAGATAAATATTGCTCGTAGCGGAAGCGCTGACTGGGAGCTCCTCCTAATGGGTAAGGACAGAGAATAATTAACTTCTTTTTACTATTTTTATCACTACTCAAAGCCTCTCAATGGTTACGCAGTTTATCCAGGAAGTACGTCGGCACTACCAAAGACCGTCAGGGGCAATTTACCTGATTGAAACCGCAATGTTCGGTAATGAACATGAGTTTATCAACAATTGTCTGGATTCTCGTAAAGTATCGACCATTGGTGAGGAAGTTGGGCAGTTTGAGGAAACGATAGCTCGTAGGCTGGGAGTAAAGTATGCTTTGGCAACATCCAGTGGTACCGCCGCTTTACACCTCGGGCTAATGGCAATAGGAGTAAAATCCCGGGACTGGGTACTCACGTCTCCCTTTACGTTTATTGCAACCTCTAACGCAATTCTTCAAGCGGGTGGTCAGCCATTGTTTATTGATATTGAACGTGCTACATTGGGACTTTCTCCGACAAAGCTGGAAGAATTTTTAGTCCGAGAAACGTACTCAAATTCCTCAGGACATTGTTATCATCGGGCGAGTGAGCGACGGATTGCCGCCTGTCTGCCAATTCACGTGTTTGGTCACCCGGCTAATCTACCCGAAATTGATAAGCTATGCCGACGGTACAATATTCCGGTGTTAGAAGACGCAGCGGAAGGTTTGGGTAGTTCAGTATGTGGACAATCGGTAGGTACATTTGGAGATGTGGGAGTAGTGAGCTTTAACGGGAATAAAATTATTACCAGTGGGGGGGGGGGAATGTTGCTAACGGATGATGAATCAATCTATCGGAAGGCTTTTCGCCGGGCAAATCAATTGAAAAGCTCAGTGAACAACGACGTGGTAGAAGTGAATTATAATTACCGAATGCCCGCCCTAAACGCGGCACTTGGGTTGGCGCAGTGGCAGCACCTCGACCAAGGTATACAACAGAAAAGAACTCTTTACAATTGGTATTCTAATCTCTTTAGCGAATCAAGCATCGAAGTCATTAAAGAACCTTCTGAATCATACTCCAATTACTGGCTGCAAGCGATCGTTTTCTCCGATCAGCAACAGCGGGATAGCTTTGTAGAAAAAACCAACGAAGCAGGCATTGAAACTCGAGCTGCCTGGAAATTGCTCCATCGGTACCCACTATTCAATCATCGCTTTCATACACCGCTCCCCAATGCGGAGTGGGCAGAATCTTGTATCGCGAATATTCCTTCAACCATTATGCCCGATGCGTGAATTAATTTTAATCGGTGGGGGCGGCCACGCCCGTTCGGTGATCGACGTGGTAGAATCTGCTGGTGATTTTCGGATCATGGGTATTGCTGACCGCAAGGAGAAAATAGGGGAAAAAGTTCTCAATTACGTCATAATTGCCGCTGATAGCCAGTTGGCTTCGCTGGTAAATAATGATCGCAACTTCTTACTCACAGTTGGTCAGGTAGAAACCGCTGAAACGCGCGTACGGTTAGATCGGGAATTGAAGCAAGTTGGAGGTAAATTAGCTCGGGTAGTTTCACCCTTGGCTCGGATATCTGACTATGCTACGATAGCCGAAGGTGCCGTAGTGATGCATTTTGCGCTAGTGAATGCCGGAGCTCAAGTAGGGCGTAACGTGATTATAAATACGCGGGCCGTGGTAGAACATGATGCAGTGGTGGGTGATTTTTGCCATATTTCTACCGGAGCAATTCTCAATGGGGGAGTAAAAGTAGGTAACCAAGTGTTGGTTGGTAGTCAGGCTACCGTCAGACAAGGCATAGAAATTGCAAATAATGTAACAATTGGTGCCCAGTCTTACGTAAATCAAGATATTTTAGAAGCCGGTGT
This region of Tunicatimonas pelagia genomic DNA includes:
- a CDS encoding glycosyltransferase family 4 protein: MSSDKNSKKKLIILCPYPLGGAPSQRFRYEQYLSILKDYGYEYRIYSFLNTKTNRILYRPGHSLQKLSGIILGYLRRIKHLGAIRRANAVLIHREATPLGPPLVEWIIAKVLKKPIIIDFDDAIWLEDKSGVNRWISQLKWRSKVANVFRWSYSVSAGNAYLAEFGRQHNPNTLINPTTIDTEHYHNQLVNQDTSFVTIGWTGSHSTLKYLTSIVQVLKQLAQNHTFRFVVIANRPPELDLPNLDFIKWAQSTEVEDLMKINIGIMPLPDDSWAQGKCGFKALQYLALGIPAVVSPVGVNQNIVQNGVHGYHAITNDEWYNSLAKLLVDAQLRKNMGQAGQKQVVDHYSVVANTPNFMSLLP
- a CDS encoding DegT/DnrJ/EryC1/StrS family aminotransferase, yielding MVTQFIQEVRRHYQRPSGAIYLIETAMFGNEHEFINNCLDSRKVSTIGEEVGQFEETIARRLGVKYALATSSGTAALHLGLMAIGVKSRDWVLTSPFTFIATSNAILQAGGQPLFIDIERATLGLSPTKLEEFLVRETYSNSSGHCYHRASERRIAACLPIHVFGHPANLPEIDKLCRRYNIPVLEDAAEGLGSSVCGQSVGTFGDVGVVSFNGNKIITSGGGGMLLTDDESIYRKAFRRANQLKSSVNNDVVEVNYNYRMPALNAALGLAQWQHLDQGIQQKRTLYNWYSNLFSESSIEVIKEPSESYSNYWLQAIVFSDQQQRDSFVEKTNEAGIETRAAWKLLHRYPLFNHRFHTPLPNAEWAESCIANIPSTIMPDA
- a CDS encoding acetyltransferase, yielding MRELILIGGGGHARSVIDVVESAGDFRIMGIADRKEKIGEKVLNYVIIAADSQLASLVNNDRNFLLTVGQVETAETRVRLDRELKQVGGKLARVVSPLARISDYATIAEGAVVMHFALVNAGAQVGRNVIINTRAVVEHDAVVGDFCHISTGAILNGGVKVGNQVLVGSQATVRQGIEIANNVTIGAQSYVNQDILEAGVYVGVPARRIR